The region TCTCAAAGACGATGTGCCCGCGCACCTCTTTCAGTTCAACGGCATCGGGCGCATCGCGGATTTCGGGCGGTGTGTCCAAGATTTCAAAGATGCGCTCCGCCGCCGTCGCAGCCCGCTGCAACCGGTGCGTGAACCGTGTCAGGTTTTGGATGGGCGCGTAAAAGCGCCACAGGTAGCCGATGAACGCCATCAAACTCCCCAAACTCAAGTCGCCCAGAATGACCAGATAGCCACCATAGCCCCAAACGACCAGAAAACCGATGCTTGTCGTGAAACCGACGGACGGGAAAAAGATGGTCCACAGTTTGGCGGCGCGCAAACTGGCGCGGAAATGGCTCTCCAGCGCCTCTGAGAACCGGCGCACTTCATAGCGTTCCTGCCCAAACGCCTTGACAACGCGGGCGCCAGGGATGGTGTCGGCGAGCATCGCGTGAATGCGGGCAAACCGCCGCCACACCATGTGCCATAACCGTTGCACGCGCCGGGCAAACCGCCCCGCCAGCCACATCAACAGCGGCACCGGCAACAGCGTCGCCAGTGCCAACTTCCAGTGCATCGCAAACATGACGCCGCCGACGAACAACAACATGAACAGGTCGCGCAAAATGTCTTGCAACCCTTCCGTCATGAAATCTTGGATGTTACCGGCATCGTTAGTGATGCGCGAGACCAGCCGTCCCGTCTGCTCTTGGTCGTAAAAGCGCAACGACAGCAATTGCAGGTGCTCAAACAGCCGGCGCCGAATGTCCAAAACGATGCGGTCGCCCAGCCACGCCATCAGGTAACTCCGCAACCCCGACAGTAATGCTCCGGCAAAGTTCAACCCTAGCACGGCGGCAACAACGACCATCAACTGCGAAAAGTTCTTTTTGAGCAGCGCCTCGTCCACGGTGTAGCGCATCAACAGCGGCTGCACAAGGTCCGTCAACTGGATGAGCAACAGCAGGACAAACCCAGCGACCGCCGTCAGCCAGTAGGGACGGACAAACACCAACATGCGACGAAGCACCTTCGTCTTTTGCAAGCAGAAAGGACAAACATCCGACCAAGGCGGCAGCGGCTGTTTACACTTGGGGCATCGCCCCCGTCGCCCGTGAAGAAAACCTAGCCGCTCGCGCCGCGTTGGTTCCGGTTC is a window of bacterium HR17 DNA encoding:
- a CDS encoding putative ABC transporter ATP-binding protein: MSLGDRGDHDHEPLSEMPEPLRQRLSQLVDGEPVVGVLRADLSLDGRFAEQWLVVTTRRIVVLQQSQTDGCRDFPLDRIEDLTLETFVGNAYICARINGRRVPLARFTHSRRAEFERLVSAFRKFKDGQTPELQLDEPEPTRRERLGFLHGRRGRCPKCKQPLPPWSDVCPFCLQKTKVLRRMLVFVRPYWLTAVAGFVLLLLIQLTDLVQPLLMRYTVDEALLKKNFSQLMVVVAAVLGLNFAGALLSGLRSYLMAWLGDRIVLDIRRRLFEHLQLLSLRFYDQEQTGRLVSRITNDAGNIQDFMTEGLQDILRDLFMLLFVGGVMFAMHWKLALATLLPVPLLMWLAGRFARRVQRLWHMVWRRFARIHAMLADTIPGARVVKAFGQERYEVRRFSEALESHFRASLRAAKLWTIFFPSVGFTTSIGFLVVWGYGGYLVILGDLSLGSLMAFIGYLWRFYAPIQNLTRFTHRLQRAATAAERIFEILDTPPEIRDAPDAVELKEVRGHIVFENVSFSYDGISKALKGVSFEVQPGEMIGLVGPSGAGKTTLISLLLRFYDPQEGRILLDGIDLRQIKLASLRKHIGVVLQETYLFNGTIAENIAYGNPETSLEAIIAAAKVAHAHEFILKQPDAYDTYIGERGSRLSGGERQRLAIARAILKDPAVLIFDEATSNVDTETEAKIRRAIDNLVRGRTTIAIAHRFSTLRNAKRLLVLDKGEIVEQGTPDELMQRDGVFARLSRMQAELSRTWAW